From a single Maylandia zebra isolate NMK-2024a linkage group LG3, Mzebra_GT3a, whole genome shotgun sequence genomic region:
- the tox4b gene encoding TOX high mobility group box family member 4b isoform X1 encodes MDLNFYSDLTDGTGQHDGDPEFLDPQSFNGFDSDNKFPGGSDNYLTIPGSGHPFLSSSETFHTPSLGDEEFEIPPISLDPDSALSVSDVVSHFGELSETGPSDSVVVPGNAVVEGDDPSFASTFVSAASQGLEHLTLGVMTQSGGNTLLGSSLGMDLGHPIGSQFSSSSPVTIDVPLGDMGQGLLGSNQLTTIDQSELSAQLGLGLGGGNILQRPQSPENPLSATASPTSSLQDDDMDDFRRSVLVESPVSLAVSPGVISLDPSPSESPLSAPTSSVSSATGRKGGAGGGKKGKKKKDPNEPQKPVSAYALFFRDTQAAIKGQNPNATFGEVSKIVASMWDSLGEEQKQVYKRKNEAAKKDYLKALAEYRASLISQAPIEVMETTPSPPPSAPAPVVTAMPTPIPAPTPPTRPTRSQHYNPEENTITNICTSNIILDLPQVTTRSRTGAIKPQPPPASTALNTAPVTKIIIKQTPLPSGGMSATVTTASSPRQPPPLQQMQSTPPPPRLQQMVHAQAPPPLQAKPRGGGGAAAATTAPPPLKVVPSARQSDSSASIIVTSTGETPTTVSATTSALAVEVGHTGEVTGGEEVAEGEEGMEVEVNVAPGPSVTPTANPNICVRAGCTNPAVESKDWDKEYCSNECVATHCRDVFMAWCAIRGQNSTTVT; translated from the exons ATGGATCTGAATTTTTACTCGGATTTAACGGACGGTACCGGGCAGCACGACGGGGATCCGGAGTTCCTGGATCCGCAGTCTTTCAATGGGTTCGACTCCGACAACAAG TTCCCTGGAGGCAGCGACAACTACCTGACGATTCCTGGTTCCGGCCACCCCTTCCTCTCCTCTTCAGAG ACGTTCCACACTCCCAGCCTTGGCGATGAGGAATTCGAGATCCCTCCCATCTCTCTGGACCCGGACTCTGCCCTCTCCGTGTCAGATGTCGTGTCCCATTTCGGGGAGCTGTCAGAAACTGGACCCTCGGACAGCGTGGTGGTACCTGGGAACGCCGTCGTTGAAGGTGACGACCCCTCGTTCGCGTCCACTTTTGTTAGTGCGGCCTCTCAGGGACTGGAGCACCTGACTCTTGGAGTCATGACCCAGTCAGGAGGGAATACTTTGTTAGGGTCGTCACTGGGAATG GATCTCGGTCATCCCATTGGCTCTCAGTTCAGCAGCTCGTCCCCGGTAACCATCGACGTCCCTCTAGGTGACATGGGCCAGGGTTTACTGGGGTCCAATCAGCTCACCACTATAGACCAATCAGAGCTCAGTGCTCAACTGGGGCTTGGCTTGGGCGGCGGGAACATACTTCAGCGGCCGCAGTCGCCCGAAAACCCGCTGTCGGCCACAGCCTCGCCCACCAGCTCGCTCCAGGATGATGACATGGACGACTTCAGAAGG AGCGTCCTAGTCGAATCTCCGGTCTCTCTGGCCGTCTCCCCTGGAGTCATCTCCCTCGATCCCTCCCCGTCTGAATCCCCGCTGTCTGCGCCGACCTCCAGCGTCTCCTCTGCTACGGGAAGgaaaggaggagcaggaggggggaagaaggggaagaagaagaaggatcCCAACGAGCCCCAGAAACCTGTGTCGGCCTACGCTCTGTTCTTCAGGGACACACAGGCAGCTATTAAGGGACAAAACCCCAACGCGACTTTCGGAGAGGTTTCCAAGATCGTGGCGTCCATGTGGGACAGTCTGGGGGAGGAGCAGAAACAA GTTTACAAGAGGAAAAACGAAGCAGCAAAGAAGGATTACTTGAAAGCGCTGGCAGAGTACAGAGCCAGTCTCATTTCTCAG GCACCTATTGAGGTCATGGAAACCACACCATCACCCCCACCTTCAGCCCCAGCTCCTGTGGTCACAGCCATGCCTACGCCCATCCCCGCCCCCACCCCGCCCACCCGGCCAACTAGGTCGCAGCACTACAACCCAGAGGAGAACACCATCACCAACATCTGTACCTCCAACATCATCCTGGACCTGCCTCAGGTCACCACCCGGTCCCGCACCGGGGCCATCAAACCGCAGCCTCCACCAGCGAGCACTGCCCTCAACACTGCCCCCGTCACCAAAATCATCATCAAGCAGACACCGCTACCCTCCGGCGGCATGTCAGCTACGGTGACGACCGCCTCCTCGCCCCGCCAGCCTCCGCCGCTGCAGCAGATGCAGAGCACCCCTCCTCCACCCCGGCTGCAGCAAATGGTGCACGCCCAGGCACCCCCGCCTCTCCAGGCCAAACCGCGTGGTGGAGGAGGGGCGGCGGCAGCCACCACTGCTCCGCCGCCGCTTAAGGTAGTGCCTTCAGCACGCCAGTCAGATTCAAGCGCCTCGATCATTGTGACGTCAACGGGGGAAACCCCCACGACAGTGTCTGCCACCACCTCTGCTCTGGCGGTGGAGGTTGGACACACGGGTGAGGTGACGGGAGGAGAGGAAGTGGCTGAAGGCGAGGAAGGG ATGGAGGTGGAGGTTAATGTTGCTCCTGGCCCGAGTGTGACTCCCACCGCCAACCCGAACATTTGCGTGCGCGCCGGCTGCACAAACCCCGCCGTGGAGAGCAAAGACTGGGACAAAGAGTACTGTAGCAACGAGTGTGTCGCCACACACTGCAG AGACGTTTTCATGGCCTGGTGCGCTATCCGAGGGCAGAACTCCACCACGGTAACATAG
- the tox4b gene encoding TOX high mobility group box family member 4b isoform X2, translated as MEFPGGSDNYLTIPGSGHPFLSSSETFHTPSLGDEEFEIPPISLDPDSALSVSDVVSHFGELSETGPSDSVVVPGNAVVEGDDPSFASTFVSAASQGLEHLTLGVMTQSGGNTLLGSSLGMDLGHPIGSQFSSSSPVTIDVPLGDMGQGLLGSNQLTTIDQSELSAQLGLGLGGGNILQRPQSPENPLSATASPTSSLQDDDMDDFRRSVLVESPVSLAVSPGVISLDPSPSESPLSAPTSSVSSATGRKGGAGGGKKGKKKKDPNEPQKPVSAYALFFRDTQAAIKGQNPNATFGEVSKIVASMWDSLGEEQKQVYKRKNEAAKKDYLKALAEYRASLISQAPIEVMETTPSPPPSAPAPVVTAMPTPIPAPTPPTRPTRSQHYNPEENTITNICTSNIILDLPQVTTRSRTGAIKPQPPPASTALNTAPVTKIIIKQTPLPSGGMSATVTTASSPRQPPPLQQMQSTPPPPRLQQMVHAQAPPPLQAKPRGGGGAAAATTAPPPLKVVPSARQSDSSASIIVTSTGETPTTVSATTSALAVEVGHTGEVTGGEEVAEGEEGMEVEVNVAPGPSVTPTANPNICVRAGCTNPAVESKDWDKEYCSNECVATHCRDVFMAWCAIRGQNSTTVT; from the exons ATGGAG TTCCCTGGAGGCAGCGACAACTACCTGACGATTCCTGGTTCCGGCCACCCCTTCCTCTCCTCTTCAGAG ACGTTCCACACTCCCAGCCTTGGCGATGAGGAATTCGAGATCCCTCCCATCTCTCTGGACCCGGACTCTGCCCTCTCCGTGTCAGATGTCGTGTCCCATTTCGGGGAGCTGTCAGAAACTGGACCCTCGGACAGCGTGGTGGTACCTGGGAACGCCGTCGTTGAAGGTGACGACCCCTCGTTCGCGTCCACTTTTGTTAGTGCGGCCTCTCAGGGACTGGAGCACCTGACTCTTGGAGTCATGACCCAGTCAGGAGGGAATACTTTGTTAGGGTCGTCACTGGGAATG GATCTCGGTCATCCCATTGGCTCTCAGTTCAGCAGCTCGTCCCCGGTAACCATCGACGTCCCTCTAGGTGACATGGGCCAGGGTTTACTGGGGTCCAATCAGCTCACCACTATAGACCAATCAGAGCTCAGTGCTCAACTGGGGCTTGGCTTGGGCGGCGGGAACATACTTCAGCGGCCGCAGTCGCCCGAAAACCCGCTGTCGGCCACAGCCTCGCCCACCAGCTCGCTCCAGGATGATGACATGGACGACTTCAGAAGG AGCGTCCTAGTCGAATCTCCGGTCTCTCTGGCCGTCTCCCCTGGAGTCATCTCCCTCGATCCCTCCCCGTCTGAATCCCCGCTGTCTGCGCCGACCTCCAGCGTCTCCTCTGCTACGGGAAGgaaaggaggagcaggaggggggaagaaggggaagaagaagaaggatcCCAACGAGCCCCAGAAACCTGTGTCGGCCTACGCTCTGTTCTTCAGGGACACACAGGCAGCTATTAAGGGACAAAACCCCAACGCGACTTTCGGAGAGGTTTCCAAGATCGTGGCGTCCATGTGGGACAGTCTGGGGGAGGAGCAGAAACAA GTTTACAAGAGGAAAAACGAAGCAGCAAAGAAGGATTACTTGAAAGCGCTGGCAGAGTACAGAGCCAGTCTCATTTCTCAG GCACCTATTGAGGTCATGGAAACCACACCATCACCCCCACCTTCAGCCCCAGCTCCTGTGGTCACAGCCATGCCTACGCCCATCCCCGCCCCCACCCCGCCCACCCGGCCAACTAGGTCGCAGCACTACAACCCAGAGGAGAACACCATCACCAACATCTGTACCTCCAACATCATCCTGGACCTGCCTCAGGTCACCACCCGGTCCCGCACCGGGGCCATCAAACCGCAGCCTCCACCAGCGAGCACTGCCCTCAACACTGCCCCCGTCACCAAAATCATCATCAAGCAGACACCGCTACCCTCCGGCGGCATGTCAGCTACGGTGACGACCGCCTCCTCGCCCCGCCAGCCTCCGCCGCTGCAGCAGATGCAGAGCACCCCTCCTCCACCCCGGCTGCAGCAAATGGTGCACGCCCAGGCACCCCCGCCTCTCCAGGCCAAACCGCGTGGTGGAGGAGGGGCGGCGGCAGCCACCACTGCTCCGCCGCCGCTTAAGGTAGTGCCTTCAGCACGCCAGTCAGATTCAAGCGCCTCGATCATTGTGACGTCAACGGGGGAAACCCCCACGACAGTGTCTGCCACCACCTCTGCTCTGGCGGTGGAGGTTGGACACACGGGTGAGGTGACGGGAGGAGAGGAAGTGGCTGAAGGCGAGGAAGGG ATGGAGGTGGAGGTTAATGTTGCTCCTGGCCCGAGTGTGACTCCCACCGCCAACCCGAACATTTGCGTGCGCGCCGGCTGCACAAACCCCGCCGTGGAGAGCAAAGACTGGGACAAAGAGTACTGTAGCAACGAGTGTGTCGCCACACACTGCAG AGACGTTTTCATGGCCTGGTGCGCTATCCGAGGGCAGAACTCCACCACGGTAACATAG